The sequence GACTGATTGCCTTGAACGGTCGCATCGTTATCGTTGGCCCAGGTACGGGAAAGGAAGGTGACGTGACGATTTCGGTCCGGCCCATCATGGGGGCCGACGGGCATATCATGGGATTGTCTTCGGGGAATCTCGCCCCACAGGTACCCACCATACTCCGGCGACTTGGGCCCATTCTCGCACGGGGTGATATCAAACCCCATGTGGGCAAAGAGTTTACTTTCGCTCAAGCTGACGAGGCGCACCGCCTCGTTCTGAGCGGTAAATTTCTAGGTAAGGTGGTGTTAATGGCGTAAAGCCTATAGCTCGCAGTAAAATTAATATGAGAAAACAAAACGCCTTCTGATTATTCAGAAGGCGTTTTGTTTAGGGAAGTATTTTCAGGGATTCAGTTTGCGATCCCTAATCCCTTTCTTAGATTTTGAATCCTTCCGGCGTGGTCGGTGTGGCTGACCGGCGGCACGTGCTCGTGGTTCTCAACCGGGCAAATGACAAAGTGAGGACCCTCCTCA comes from Nitrospinaceae bacterium and encodes:
- a CDS encoding zinc-binding dehydrogenase encodes the protein LIALNGRIVIVGPGTGKEGDVTISVRPIMGADGHIMGLSSGNLAPQVPTILRRLGPILARGDIKPHVGKEFTFAQADEAHRLVLSGKFLGKVVLMA